Part of the Prosthecobacter sp. genome, CACCCAGGGCGATTCCCCCGATCAGCCTCTGCTTTTCTGAGTTTTTGTGACGTAAATGTAACGATTTAAGCGTGATGATTCCTGCCCTGGCGTTCAGATGCTGCGCTGACGATGAAGCTGTGGGTTCACAACGGCAGGCATCGCCTGATGTCGTGGCAGGCGGCCTTCACCGAGGAAATCGGCGATGAGCGCGGCTCCGACTTGAGGATCGCGGACGAGGGCGGGGTAATCGACTTCCAGCAGGCTCACGCGCGTGTGTTTGCGCAGGACGACAAGTATGTCGAGCGCGTGCTTTTGCTGCGCGGTTTCGAGATGCGCGCGCTCGGTCTTGGGATTCGTGCCTTTGTGCTCGAGCATCTGCCACTGGCTGGCGACGACCTCCTGCACGGGACGCGTCATGAAAATGATCTTGTACTTGTGCTTCGGCGGCAGGTTCGGCAGCAGGGCGCTGATGACCTTGGTGGCCTTGCCGTGGGCCTGCTCGATGAGCAACGGGCGTTTGGGCAGGTTCTTGATGTCCTCCCACTCCCAGTAGCCTTCGGGATTGTCGATGTCGGCCTCGCGTTTGCCATCGTGCATGAGTTCCATGCCGCCAGCGCGGAGCATCTGCATCATGAGGCTGGTGCCGCTGCGGGGCAGGCCGCTGACGAGCACGAACTCCTGGTCCGCAGGCATGTCGCTCTTGCTGGCGGCTGCGCGTTCGCGCTTTTCTTCAAGACGGCGTTTTCCTTCAGCCGCGAGAGCGGGCACGCGGGCGGCGCTCTCGCGGCGGACGCGCTCGGTGCGCTCCTGCTCGGCCTTGCGGTGCTCGCTGCGGAGCAGTTTGAGTTTCAAGAGGGCTCCTTCGGCGGCTTCCGTGTTTCCTTGGCCGCGCAACGCCGTAGCGAGGTAATGCCACGCGGGGTAAAAATGCGGCGCGAGCTGTGTGGCGAGGCTGAGGGCCTGAGAGGCGGCGTTCCACTGCTTCAGCGTGACCAAGGCGACGCCGAGGAGGAAATGGCCGCGCGGATTGCCGTACTGGAAGCCGGTGGCCGCCAGCGCGTAATCGACAGCGTCTTCCGGCTGATCGAGATGCAGTGCGGAGCGCGCGAGGCCGATGTGGGCCAGCGCATTGTGCGGATCGACCTCCAGCGTGGTGTGGCAGGTCTGCTGGCAGTCCTCCCAGCGGTGCAGTTTGAGCAGCGCCTCAATGCGCAGGCTCAGGTAGGCGAGATCACGCGGACGCTCTGCGGCGATGATGGCAAGGTGCTCCAGTGCTTGCGCGGGCTGCTTGCGCTCGATGGCGATGTTGGCGCGGATCATGTGCGCGGCGGTTTTGTCGCCGAAACCTGCCAGGATGGCCGCGACAGTCTGTTCTGCCTCGTTCAACAAGCCGAGGCGCAGGTAGCAGCGGGCGAGCACCTGGGCGTAATCGAGCCGCTCGGGATAGCGATGATAAATGTCCTCCAGCATCGGCAGGGCCTGCTCGTGGCGGCCGGTGTCCATGCAGGCGCGGGCCATGTTCCAGGTGTTTTCGCGATTCGTTTCCTCAGCGGCTTCGCCGGGGTCGTCGGAGATCTCGTTGATGTA contains:
- a CDS encoding alkaline phosphatase family protein; translation: MPETSHPKPKLLLVGWDSADWKIIQPLVDAGQMPALQRLLEQGTSGNLTTLDPQLSPMLWTSIATGKHAYHHGVPGFTEVNEAGQVVPVSAATRRCKTVWEMLGERGLKSHVVSWFATQGEQHPQGCIVSNLYNSFKHQEDAPEDWPKPAPGTYWPEDLAEHLNERRVSPWDIDPDEVLRLFVPDAPSIDQAKDKRLWHLAERLAEASSVHSAACWLMENRPDWDFTAIYYRAIDEICHEFMPFHPPQMPGAPDADFALYKDVVNSAYRFHDLLLARLMQIAGPDTALMLVSDHGFHSDHLRPTFTPRVPAGITVWHRPQGIFAAAGPGFKQDALIYGARLLDVTPTILSYFDLPVGQDMEGRVLREAFEEAPDVKTIPTWESASKPHPSQASQLTDADNKALLQQFVDLGYINEISDDPGEAAEETNRENTWNMARACMDTGRHEQALPMLEDIYHRYPERLDYAQVLARCYLRLGLLNEAEQTVAAILAGFGDKTAAHMIRANIAIERKQPAQALEHLAIIAAERPRDLAYLSLRIEALLKLHRWEDCQQTCHTTLEVDPHNALAHIGLARSALHLDQPEDAVDYALAATGFQYGNPRGHFLLGVALVTLKQWNAASQALSLATQLAPHFYPAWHYLATALRGQGNTEAAEGALLKLKLLRSEHRKAEQERTERVRRESAARVPALAAEGKRRLEEKRERAAASKSDMPADQEFVLVSGLPRSGTSLMMQMLRAGGMELMHDGKREADIDNPEGYWEWEDIKNLPKRPLLIEQAHGKATKVISALLPNLPPKHKYKIIFMTRPVQEVVASQWQMLEHKGTNPKTERAHLETAQQKHALDILVVLRKHTRVSLLEVDYPALVRDPQVGAALIADFLGEGRLPRHQAMPAVVNPQLHRQRSI